Proteins encoded together in one Rhinopithecus roxellana isolate Shanxi Qingling chromosome 3, ASM756505v1, whole genome shotgun sequence window:
- the GIN1 gene encoding gypsy retrotransposon integrase-like protein 1 isoform X1: MVRSGKNGDLHLKQIAYYKRTGEYHPTTLPSERSGIRRAAKKFIFKEKKLFYIGKDRKQNRLVIVSEEEKKKVLRECHENDSGAHHGISRTLTLVESNYYWTSVTNDVKQWVYACQHCQVAKNTVIVAPKQHLLKVENPWSLVTVDLMGPFHTSNRSHVYAIIMTDLFTKWVVILPLCDVSASEVSKAIINIFFLYGPPQKIIMDQRDEFIQQINIELYRLFGIKQIVISHTSGTVSPVESTPSTIKAFLSKHCADHPNNWDDHLSAVSFAFNVTHLEPTKNTPYFQMFSRNPYMPETSDSLHDVDGDSTSMFAKILDAIKEADEIMENKTTSLGQMENNNLDELNKSKIIVKKKPKQLNPFHLKVGHEVLRQRKNWWKDGRFQSEWVGPCVIDYITESGCAVLRDNTGVRLKRPIKMSHLKPYIRESSEQESLYLLQGSVVADHDYTGLPEIPVGAYQANILVEDATIGIVDNELLTSSKDRELLEYRNTKISPLIDDHSTLEKQTFSLLDSSNQVLEYLS, translated from the exons ATGGTCCGTAGTGGAAAAAATGGTGACCTTCATCTTAAACAGATTGCATATTACAAACGAACTGGTGAATATCATCCAACTACACTGCCAAGTGAGCGAAGTGGTATAAGAAGAGCAGCAAAAAAGTTTATCTTCAAAG aaaaaaagctgttttatattggaaaagacagaaaacaaaatcgTTTGGTAATTgtttcagaagaggaaaagaagaaagtcttAAGAGAATGCCATGAAAATGACAGTGGAGCTCATCATGGTATATCCAGGACCCTCACTCTGGTAGAATCCAATTATTATTGGACATCTGTGACCAATGATGTCAAACAGTGG GTATATGCTTGTCAGCATTGCCAAGTGGCAAAAAATACAGTTATTGTAGCACCGAAACAGCACCTTCTCAAGGTGGAAAATCCATGGAGTTTAGTTACTGTTGATCTGATGGGACCTTTTCATACAAGCAACAGAAGTCATGTATATGCTATAATCATGACAGATTTGTTCACCAAATGGGTTGTGATTTTGCCTCTATGTGATGTTTCAGCATCAGAAGTTTCTAAAGCtattatcaatatatttttcttatatggacctcctcagaaaataataatggaCCAAAGAGATGAATTCATTCAACAG atcAACATTGAACTGTACAGATTGTTTGGCATAAAGCAAATTGTAATTTCTCACACCTCTGGAACTGTTAGTCCAGTGGAAAGTACACCTAGCACAATCAAAGCATTTCTCTCCAAACACTGTGCTGACCACCCAAACAACTGGGATGATCACCTATCAGCTGTTTCATTTGCCTTCAATGTAACTCACTTG gaacctactaaaaatacaccatattttcaaatgtttagtCGAAATCCTTATATGCCTGAGACTTCAGATAGTCTTCATGATGTGGATGGTGATAGTACAAGTATGTTTGCCAAAATTCTAGATGCAATTAAAGAAGCTGATGAAATAATGGAGAATAAGACAACTTCACTGGGCCAG ATGGAGAACAACAATTTGGATGAACTAAATAAAAGCAAGATCATCGTTAAAAAGAAACCCAAACAATTAAATCCATTTCATTTAAAAGTGGGTCATGAAGttttaagacaaaggaaaaattgGTGGAAGGATGGTCGTTTTCAGTCTGAATGGGTTGGTCCTTGTGTCATAGACTATATTACAGAAAGTGGATGTGCTGTCCTGAGAGACAATACTGGGGTTAGACTGAAAAGACCTATCAAAATGTCCCACCTTAAGCCCTACATAAGAGAATCCAGTGAACAAG aaagTCTTTATCTCTTGCAAGGATCAGTAGTGGCAGATCATGACTACACTGGATTACCTGAAATTCCGGTTGGAGCATATCAAGCAAATATTCTGGTGGAAGATGCAACTATTGGTATAGTTGATAATGAATTACTGACATCAAGCAAGGATCGTGAACTATTAGAATATAGAAATACGAAAATCTCTCCATTGATAGACGATCATAGTACTCTTGAAAAGCAGACTTTCAGTCTGTTGGACTCTTCAAACCAGGTTCTTGAATACTTAAGTTAG
- the GIN1 gene encoding gypsy retrotransposon integrase-like protein 1 isoform X2: MGPFHTSNRSHVYAIIMTDLFTKWVVILPLCDVSASEVSKAIINIFFLYGPPQKIIMDQRDEFIQQINIELYRLFGIKQIVISHTSGTVSPVESTPSTIKAFLSKHCADHPNNWDDHLSAVSFAFNVTHLEPTKNTPYFQMFSRNPYMPETSDSLHDVDGDSTSMFAKILDAIKEADEIMENKTTSLGQMENNNLDELNKSKIIVKKKPKQLNPFHLKVGHEVLRQRKNWWKDGRFQSEWVGPCVIDYITESGCAVLRDNTGVRLKRPIKMSHLKPYIRESSEQESLYLLQGSVVADHDYTGLPEIPVGAYQANILVEDATIGIVDNELLTSSKDRELLEYRNTKISPLIDDHSTLEKQTFSLLDSSNQVLEYLS, encoded by the exons ATGGGACCTTTTCATACAAGCAACAGAAGTCATGTATATGCTATAATCATGACAGATTTGTTCACCAAATGGGTTGTGATTTTGCCTCTATGTGATGTTTCAGCATCAGAAGTTTCTAAAGCtattatcaatatatttttcttatatggacctcctcagaaaataataatggaCCAAAGAGATGAATTCATTCAACAG atcAACATTGAACTGTACAGATTGTTTGGCATAAAGCAAATTGTAATTTCTCACACCTCTGGAACTGTTAGTCCAGTGGAAAGTACACCTAGCACAATCAAAGCATTTCTCTCCAAACACTGTGCTGACCACCCAAACAACTGGGATGATCACCTATCAGCTGTTTCATTTGCCTTCAATGTAACTCACTTG gaacctactaaaaatacaccatattttcaaatgtttagtCGAAATCCTTATATGCCTGAGACTTCAGATAGTCTTCATGATGTGGATGGTGATAGTACAAGTATGTTTGCCAAAATTCTAGATGCAATTAAAGAAGCTGATGAAATAATGGAGAATAAGACAACTTCACTGGGCCAG ATGGAGAACAACAATTTGGATGAACTAAATAAAAGCAAGATCATCGTTAAAAAGAAACCCAAACAATTAAATCCATTTCATTTAAAAGTGGGTCATGAAGttttaagacaaaggaaaaattgGTGGAAGGATGGTCGTTTTCAGTCTGAATGGGTTGGTCCTTGTGTCATAGACTATATTACAGAAAGTGGATGTGCTGTCCTGAGAGACAATACTGGGGTTAGACTGAAAAGACCTATCAAAATGTCCCACCTTAAGCCCTACATAAGAGAATCCAGTGAACAAG aaagTCTTTATCTCTTGCAAGGATCAGTAGTGGCAGATCATGACTACACTGGATTACCTGAAATTCCGGTTGGAGCATATCAAGCAAATATTCTGGTGGAAGATGCAACTATTGGTATAGTTGATAATGAATTACTGACATCAAGCAAGGATCGTGAACTATTAGAATATAGAAATACGAAAATCTCTCCATTGATAGACGATCATAGTACTCTTGAAAAGCAGACTTTCAGTCTGTTGGACTCTTCAAACCAGGTTCTTGAATACTTAAGTTAG